The genomic segment TCGGAGATCATAAAAAACATAACCGCGCCGCAGCCCGCCTACCTCACCACACTCGCGCAACGCATCGCCGCCACTGCCACCGCCACCACCACTCCCACCTCCACCCCTCCCTTAACTCCCATACCTACGACTACAAATAATATATCACCATAAATAGAGCACGCGAGGGATATGCCGATTTTTAAGGCGGAAAGGCGCATCAAGCTGCCAGATCGCGACGCCGAAAAAATCGCGCATTCCCGAGCGTTTGAAAATCATAAATAACATTATATAACACAAGAAAACCTAATATCCTCACATCCACCCGCTACAACATTTGATTCAATTATGAAACACACCCCCCCTCCCCCTCCTTCCGTCGGCATGGTGCATCCGCGCCCGATCGTGGAAGAAATGCAGACCTCCTACCTAGATTACGCCATGTCCGTGATCGTTTCGCGAGCGCTGCCGGACGTGCGCGACGGACTGAAACCGGTACACCGCAAAATCCTTTACGCGATGTGGGACATGGGGTTGACGGCAGGGGCGAAATTCAGGAAATCGGCCACGGTTGTCGGCGAAGTGCTGGGCAAATACCATCCGCACGGCGATATCGCCGTCTATGACGCGCTCGTGCGCATGGCGCAGGATTTTGCCATGCGCTATCCGCTCATCCGCGGCCAGGGGAACTTCGGCTCCATGGACGGAGACACCGCCGCCGCGATGCGATACACGGAGGTAAAGCTTGCGCCCATTGCGGAAGAGCTGCTCTTTGACCTTGAAAAGGATACGGTGAATTTCACCCCCAACTACGACGGCACCCAGAAAGAGCCTGCGGTGCTTCCGGGGAAACTCCCCAACCTGCTTTTGAATGGCACCGTGGGGATCGCCGTGGGCATGGCCACTAATATTCCTCCCCATAACCTCAAAGAGCTGGTGCAGGCAATCGTCCATCTTATCGACCACCCCCAGGCGAGCGTCGCAGACCTCATGGAATTCATCCACGGGCCCGACTTCCCGACCGGCGGCATCATCTACAACCGCAAAGCGATTACCGAAGCCTACGCAACGGGAAAAAGCGCCATCGTGATGCGGGGCAAAGCGGAAATCGTGGAAGGGGAATCGGGAGATTTTCACATTGTGATCACTGAAGTGCCATATCAGGTGAACAAGGCGCAGCTGATAGAAAACATCGCCAACTTGGTGAAAGAGAAAAAAATGGAAGGGATCAGGGACCTGCGAGACGAATCAAACCGTGAAGGAGTCCGCGTGGTCATCGAGCTCAAGAAAGACGCGTTCCCGAAAAAGGTGCTCAACCAGCTCTATGACTCCACCCAGCTCCAAGACACCTTCCATGTGAACCTGCTTGCGCTTGAAGACGGGCTCCAGCCCAAAGTGATGACCTTAAAAGGAATTCTCGAAGAGCACATCAAGCACCGCCAGGAAGTGATCAAACGCCGCGGCACCTTCGAATTGCTCAAGGCGAAAGAGCGCGCCCACATCCTTGAGGGCCTGATCCTCGCGACCGCCAAGATTGACGCGATCATCAAGACTATCAAGCAGTCAAAAGACCGCTCGGAAGCGAAGCAGAACCTTATTAAAAAATTCCGCCTTTCGGAGCGGCAGGCGGAGGCCATCCTCGAGATGAAACTGTCGCAGCTTGCCAACCTTGAGCGCCTGCGGATTGAAACGGAACTCAAAGAGAAGAAAAAACTGATTACCGAGCTTACCGATTTGCTCGCGCATGCCAAAAAAATGCTGCAGGTGGTCAAACAAGAACTCATGCAGGTCGCGGAAAAATATGGGGACGATCGCAGGACGCAGGTCGTCGCGCGCCCCGTAGACACCTTCACCACGGAAGACCTGATTCCCGACGAGCCGACGGTCATCGTCGTGACGAAGGACGGCTACCTCAAACGCCTCCCCCCCGAATCCTTCCGCACCCAAGGCAGGGGCGGCAAGGGAGTCATC from the Patescibacteria group bacterium genome contains:
- the gyrA gene encoding DNA gyrase subunit A codes for the protein MKHTPPPPPSVGMVHPRPIVEEMQTSYLDYAMSVIVSRALPDVRDGLKPVHRKILYAMWDMGLTAGAKFRKSATVVGEVLGKYHPHGDIAVYDALVRMAQDFAMRYPLIRGQGNFGSMDGDTAAAMRYTEVKLAPIAEELLFDLEKDTVNFTPNYDGTQKEPAVLPGKLPNLLLNGTVGIAVGMATNIPPHNLKELVQAIVHLIDHPQASVADLMEFIHGPDFPTGGIIYNRKAITEAYATGKSAIVMRGKAEIVEGESGDFHIVITEVPYQVNKAQLIENIANLVKEKKMEGIRDLRDESNREGVRVVIELKKDAFPKKVLNQLYDSTQLQDTFHVNLLALEDGLQPKVMTLKGILEEHIKHRQEVIKRRGTFELLKAKERAHILEGLILATAKIDAIIKTIKQSKDRSEAKQNLIKKFRLSERQAEAILEMKLSQLANLERLRIETELKEKKKLITELTDLLAHAKKMLQVVKQELMQVAEKYGDDRRTQVVARPVDTFTTEDLIPDEPTVIVVTKDGYLKRLPPESFRTQGRGGKGVIGLVTKEEDAVEHLFATNTHANILFFTSRGRVFQLKAYDVPQTSRTAKGQAVQNFLELAPGERVTSVLPVTNLKGHSFLVMAAKSGTIKKTKLQDFESVRRSGLIAIKLKAGDQLEWVKPSAGKDELILATRGGQTIRFPESQVRPMGRNASGVRGIRLKGKDEIVGMDVITKETAAHGSFLAILSNGFGKLTPLKDYRAQRRGGSGVKTAKVNAKTGEIVAGFIYDPKNASEDAANDVIMISQKGQVIRLPLKSVPSLGRATQGVRLMRFRDTDDKVATVTFV